One window from the genome of Magnolia sinica isolate HGM2019 chromosome 4, MsV1, whole genome shotgun sequence encodes:
- the LOC131242018 gene encoding proline-rich receptor-like protein kinase PERK1 produces the protein MAFSYSSFVAILMMLGLLPGSALAQAPGSSPSAAPTVSPPRPSLAPASPPPASVTPPTSSPSPFSKPPASSPSPSTTVSPPPPPPSSPSPSSSSPTGSPTPSISTPPLPGSPAQSPADNSAALPALNRVAISGVFAALLLL, from the coding sequence atggcatTCTCCTACAGCAGCTTCGTTGCGATTCTGATGATGCTGGGATTACTGCCAGGATCCGCACTCGCACAGGCGCCGGGATCCTCGCCATCAGCAGCCCCGACCGTCTCTCCTCCCCGACCGTCCCTCGCTCCGGCGTCTCCACCACCTGCCTCCGTCACGCCTCCCACATCCTCTCCTTCTCCGTTCTCCAAACCCCCAGCGTCTTCCCCGTCTCCATCGACCACTGTTTCCCCTCCGCCTCCACCTCCGTCGTCTCCCTCCCCTTCTTCATCTTCTCCCACCGGCTCTCCTACTCCGTCTATCTCCACCCCGCCGTTACCCGGCTCTCCGGCACAGTCTCCAGCTGACAACAGCGCCGCTCTCCCTGCCTTGAACAGAGTCGCTATCTCCGGCGTCTTCGCTGCCCTGCTCTTGTTGTAA
- the LOC131242019 gene encoding classical arabinogalactan protein 9-like: protein MAFSYSSFVAILMMLGLLAGSALAQAPGSSPSAAPTVSPPRPSLAPASPPTASVTPPTSSPSPFSKPPASSPSPSTTVSPPPPPPSSPSPSSSSPTGSPTPSISTPPLPGSPAQSPADNSAALPALNRVAISGSAISGVFAALLLL, encoded by the coding sequence atggctTTCTCCTACAGCAGCTTCGTTGCGATTCTGATGATGCTGGGATTACTGGCAGGATCCGCACTCGCACAGGCGCCGGGATCCTCGCCATCAGCAGCCCCGACCGTCTCTCCTCCCCGACCGTCCCTCGCTCCGGCGTCTCCACCAACTGCCTCCGTCACGCCTCCCACATCCTCTCCTTCTCCGTTCTCCAAACCCCCAGCGTCTTCCCCGTCTCCATCGACCACTGTTTCCCCTCCCCCTCCACCTCCGTCGTCTCCCTCCCCTTCTTCATCTTCTCCCACCGGCTCTCCTACTCCGTCTATCTCCACCCCGCCGTTACCCGGCTCTCCGGCACAGTCTCCAGCTGACAACAGTGCCGCTCTCCCTGCCTTGAACAGAGTCGCTATCTCCGGATCTGCTATCTCCGGCGTCTTCGCTGCCCTGCTCTTGTTGTAA